In one Cervus elaphus chromosome 9, mCerEla1.1, whole genome shotgun sequence genomic region, the following are encoded:
- the GIPC1 gene encoding PDZ domain-containing protein GIPC1, whose product MPLGLGRRKKAPPLVENEEAEPGRGGLGVGEPGPLGGGGAGGPQMGLPPPPPALRPRLVFHTQLAHGSPTGRIEGFTNVKELYGKIAEAFRLPAAEVMFCTLNTHKVDMDKLLGGQIGLEDFIFAHVKGQRKEVEVFKSEEALGLTITDNGAGYAFIKRIKEGSVIDHIQLISVGDMIEAINGQSLLGCRHYEVARLLKELPRGRTFTLKLTEPRKAFDMISVRSGGGRPGSGPQLGTGRGTLRLRSRGPATVEDLPSAFEEKAIEKVDDLLESYMGIRDTELAATMVELGKDKRNPDELAEALDERLGDFAFPDEFVFDVWGAIGDAKVGRY is encoded by the exons ATGCCACTAGGACTGGGGCGGCGGAAAAAGGCACCACCTCTGGTGGAAAATGAGGAGGCTGAGCCAGGCCGAGGTGGGCTGGGCGTGGGGGAGCCGGGGCCCCTGGgcggaggtggggcgggggggcccCAGATGGGCTTGccccctccgccccccgcccTGCGGCCCCGCCTCGTGTTCCACACCCAGCTGGCCCATGGCAGTCCCACTGGCCGCATCGAGGGATTCACCAACGTCAAGGAGCTGTATGGCAAGATTGCCGAGGCCTTCCGGCTGCCAGCTGCCGAG GTGATGTTCTGCACCCTCAACACCCACAAAGTGGACATGGACAAGCTCCTGGGGGGGCAGATAGGGCTGGAGGACTTCATCTTTGCCCACGTCAAGGGGCAGCGCAAGGAAGTGGAGGTGTTCAAGTCGGAGGAGGCTTTGGGGCTCACCATCACAGACAATGGGGCTGGCTATGCCTTCATCAAG CGCATTAAGGAGGGCAGCGTGATCGACCACATCCAGCTCATCAGTGTGGGTGACATGATCGAGGCCATCAACGgacagagcctgctgggctgccggcACTACGAGGTGGCCCGGCTGCTCAAGGAGCTGCCCCGAGGCCGCACGTTCACATTGAAGCTCACAGAGCCTCGAAAAGCCTTTG ACATGATCAGCGTGCGTTCAGGGGGTGGCCGCCCTGGCTCGGGTCCCCAGCTGGGCACTGGCCGAGGGACCCTCCGGCTCCGATCCCGGGGTCCAGCCACAGTAGAGGATCTG cctTCAGCCTTTGAGGAGAAGGCCATTGAGAAGGTGGATGACCTGTTGGAGAGTTACATGGGCATCAGGGACACAGAGCTGG CGGCCACCATGGTGGAGCTTGGAAAGGACAAAAGGAACCCGGACGAGCTGGCTGAGGCCCTGGATGAACGGCTGGGTGACTTCGCCTTCCCGGATGAGTTTGTCTTTGACGTCTGGGGGGCCATCGGGGACGCCAAGGTTGGCCGCTACTAG
- the PTGER1 gene encoding prostaglandin E2 receptor EP1 subtype isoform X1, with translation MMWEGKTSWSQANGGTSPSPPLLFPAPPAAPDMSPCGPLNLSLAGEATTCTAPGSPNTSAGPPLGLAGASPALPIFSMTLGAVSNVLALGLLAQAAGRLRRRRSAATFLLFVASLLATDLAGHVIPGALVLRLYAAGRAPAGGACHFLGGCMVFFGLCPLLLGCGMAVERCVGVTRPLLHAARVSVARARLALAALAAVALAVALLPLARVGRYELQYPGTWCFIGLGPAGGWRQALLAGLFAGLGLASLLATLLCNTLSGLALLRARWRRRRSRQHFPAGGGPDSRRHWGGRGPRSASASSASSVVSASAAPGGSPGRGSSRRARAHDVEMVGQLAGIMVVSCICWSPLLVVVVLAVAGWGSSSLQQPLFLAVRLASWNQILDPWVYILLRQAVLRQLLRLLPSRAGAKGSHAGLGLTRSTWEASSLRSSRHSGLSSF, from the exons ATGATGTGGGAGGGGAAAACCAGCTGGTCCCAGGCCAACGGCGGGACTtcaccttcccctcctctcctcttcccagccccacccgcaGCACCTGACATGAGCCCCTGCGGGCCCCTCAACCTGAGCCTGGCGGGCGAGGCGACCACGTGCACGGCACCGGGGTCCCCCAACACGTCCGCCGGACCACCGTTGGGCCTGGCGGGCGCATCGCCCGCGCTGCCCATCTTCTCCATGACGCTGGGCGCTGTGTCCAACGTGCTGGCCCTGGGGCTTCTGGCGCAGGCCGCGGGCCGTCTGCGGCGCCGCCGCTCAGCAGCCACCTTCCTGCTGTTCGTCGCCAGCCTGCTGGCCACCGACCTGGCGGGCCACGTGATCCCGGGGGCGCTGGTGCTGCGCCTGTACGCGGCGGGGCGCGCGCCTGCCGGCGGCGCCTGCCACTTCCTGGGCGGCTGCATGGTCTTCTTCGGCCTGTGCCCGCTGCTGCTGGGCTGCGGCATGGCCGTGGAGCGCTGCGTGGGCGTCACGCGGCCGCTGTTGCACGCAGCCCGCGTCTCGGTGGCCCGTGCGCGGCTGGCTCTGGCAGCGCTGGCCGCCGTGGCCTTGGCCGTGGCGCTGCTGCCGCTGGCGCGCGTAGGCCGCTATGAGCTGCAGTACCCCGGCACGTGGTGCTTCATCGGGCTGGGCCCGGCGGGAGGCTGGCGCCAGGCGCTGCTCGCCGGCCTCTTCGCCGGCCTCGGCTTGGCTTCCTTGCTCGCCACGCTCCTGTGCAACACGCTCAGCGGCCTGGCCCTGCTGCGCGCCCGCTGGCGGCGCCGCCGCTCTCGACAGCACTTCCCAGCGGGAGGAGGCCCCGACAGCCGTCGTCACTGGGGAGGGCGCGGACCCCGCTCGGCCTCAGCTTCGTCCGCCTCGTCCGTCGTTTCGGCCTCCGCCGCCCCGGGCGGCTCTCCGGGCCGTGGTTCCTCGCGCAGAGCCCGCGCCCACGACGTGGAGATGGTGGGCCAGCTCGCAGGCATCATGGTGGTGTCGTGTATCTGCTGGAGTCCCCTGCTG gtggtggtggtgctggccGTCGCAGGCTGGGGCTCCAGCTCCCTGCAGCAGCCGCTGTTTTTGGCCGTGCGCCTCGCCTCGTGGAACCAGATTCTGGACCCCTGGGTGTACATCTTGCTGCGCCAGGCAGTGCTTCGCCAACTGCTTCGCCTGCTGCCTTCAAGGGCAGGCGCCAAGGGCAGCCATGCGGGGCTGGGCCTAACCAGGAGCACTTGGGAGGCCAGCTCGCTGCGCAGTTCTCGGCACAGTGGCCTCAGCTCCTTTTAG
- the PTGER1 gene encoding prostaglandin E2 receptor EP1 subtype isoform X2 → MSPCGPLNLSLAGEATTCTAPGSPNTSAGPPLGLAGASPALPIFSMTLGAVSNVLALGLLAQAAGRLRRRRSAATFLLFVASLLATDLAGHVIPGALVLRLYAAGRAPAGGACHFLGGCMVFFGLCPLLLGCGMAVERCVGVTRPLLHAARVSVARARLALAALAAVALAVALLPLARVGRYELQYPGTWCFIGLGPAGGWRQALLAGLFAGLGLASLLATLLCNTLSGLALLRARWRRRRSRQHFPAGGGPDSRRHWGGRGPRSASASSASSVVSASAAPGGSPGRGSSRRARAHDVEMVGQLAGIMVVSCICWSPLLVVVVLAVAGWGSSSLQQPLFLAVRLASWNQILDPWVYILLRQAVLRQLLRLLPSRAGAKGSHAGLGLTRSTWEASSLRSSRHSGLSSF, encoded by the exons ATGAGCCCCTGCGGGCCCCTCAACCTGAGCCTGGCGGGCGAGGCGACCACGTGCACGGCACCGGGGTCCCCCAACACGTCCGCCGGACCACCGTTGGGCCTGGCGGGCGCATCGCCCGCGCTGCCCATCTTCTCCATGACGCTGGGCGCTGTGTCCAACGTGCTGGCCCTGGGGCTTCTGGCGCAGGCCGCGGGCCGTCTGCGGCGCCGCCGCTCAGCAGCCACCTTCCTGCTGTTCGTCGCCAGCCTGCTGGCCACCGACCTGGCGGGCCACGTGATCCCGGGGGCGCTGGTGCTGCGCCTGTACGCGGCGGGGCGCGCGCCTGCCGGCGGCGCCTGCCACTTCCTGGGCGGCTGCATGGTCTTCTTCGGCCTGTGCCCGCTGCTGCTGGGCTGCGGCATGGCCGTGGAGCGCTGCGTGGGCGTCACGCGGCCGCTGTTGCACGCAGCCCGCGTCTCGGTGGCCCGTGCGCGGCTGGCTCTGGCAGCGCTGGCCGCCGTGGCCTTGGCCGTGGCGCTGCTGCCGCTGGCGCGCGTAGGCCGCTATGAGCTGCAGTACCCCGGCACGTGGTGCTTCATCGGGCTGGGCCCGGCGGGAGGCTGGCGCCAGGCGCTGCTCGCCGGCCTCTTCGCCGGCCTCGGCTTGGCTTCCTTGCTCGCCACGCTCCTGTGCAACACGCTCAGCGGCCTGGCCCTGCTGCGCGCCCGCTGGCGGCGCCGCCGCTCTCGACAGCACTTCCCAGCGGGAGGAGGCCCCGACAGCCGTCGTCACTGGGGAGGGCGCGGACCCCGCTCGGCCTCAGCTTCGTCCGCCTCGTCCGTCGTTTCGGCCTCCGCCGCCCCGGGCGGCTCTCCGGGCCGTGGTTCCTCGCGCAGAGCCCGCGCCCACGACGTGGAGATGGTGGGCCAGCTCGCAGGCATCATGGTGGTGTCGTGTATCTGCTGGAGTCCCCTGCTG gtggtggtggtgctggccGTCGCAGGCTGGGGCTCCAGCTCCCTGCAGCAGCCGCTGTTTTTGGCCGTGCGCCTCGCCTCGTGGAACCAGATTCTGGACCCCTGGGTGTACATCTTGCTGCGCCAGGCAGTGCTTCGCCAACTGCTTCGCCTGCTGCCTTCAAGGGCAGGCGCCAAGGGCAGCCATGCGGGGCTGGGCCTAACCAGGAGCACTTGGGAGGCCAGCTCGCTGCGCAGTTCTCGGCACAGTGGCCTCAGCTCCTTTTAG